acatggtatcagagcccgggTTCCATCGTTATTCGTTGGACTGCCTATAATTAGGCCAcccgttctgcccataattgagtcatttgtaaactccacGCCCCAGATATTCATTCCTGAACGTGAGAGGGgtgtgttaattgtcccacatcggttgcaTAAATAACTGAGAGTTGTATGTATGGTCTTGGACAATCatcccccttgagctagcttttgggttgagttaggtccaagtgcCATTTTTAACAAATGCTACCAGACAGGATGGTTTCTCATCTATAATAGAAAAACTCAAGTTTCATGTGTAATTTTCCTAAAATTCTTGTCACCTTCAAGATGCATCGCCTCGCCTCTTCAACAAAATTTTTGGGTCCCCGCTAAATGATCATTTTTTGTTGTAGACGGTAGTTGACGCGGCGCAGCAAACAACACAAGTTATTGTTAAGGCCAAACCAGTAGCCGTTTCCACCGCTGAAACCATATTATCTGCAGAGCCCAGTGTGATCTTAGGGACTGGTGGTGCGCTAGTTCTTGCGTATTTCTTGCTCCCTCCTGTCTTTTCTGCCATCTCTTTCAAATTTCGCAGATACCAAGGTAACTTATATGTGCTTATCCATTTGAGCATCTCTAGTTTCCTCAATAGCATGGTTAAATATCAGGGGACTACTCTGCTTACTCTATGAATTGAATGAACTAAGAAAATCGAATTATTTTAAGTCCTCAAGCCTGTGGGATTGGCATGAATacgaaatattttgaaatacctCATTATCTTGCTGACTAAGTTGACCTGCAATGTATTCCATGAATCGATTGCCATCTTGCCGAGGTCCGAAAAATAATGCAGACGACTTAATGGCGGTAGTTTTCCTCCACTCCTGACAAGTTCGAGAAATATCTGTATAAGATTCAAACTGAGAGGCACCTTAATGGTTTTGAGATGTGGGATACATGAGATATTTATCCGAGCTTAAGGCACTCTCTGAATTTCTTCGGAATTTTTCGATCCACATCATATTGTGCTTGCATGAAACTGAGCCAAGGACTAATGGCAATTATGGATCAaattttttcatttgttttgGATGCTTCTCCAGGTGATCTGACTCCTGCTCAAACCTTGGATTTGATGTCCACAAAGAATTACATGTTGATAGATATAAGGCCAGAAAAGGATAAAAGCAAGGATGGCACCCCTCGCCTTCCCTCAAATGCGAAAAACAAATTGGTCTCCATCCCGTATGTTGTACACTTTTTCTATATAGACTAAATCAGTTTTATTTTTGTAAAGTGGTTTTTAGGCAGTTGAtcgaatttaatttttcttctccCTCGACTATTAAAGTTTAGAAGATTTACCGAGCAAGCTGAAAGGTCTGGTCAGAAGTACCAAGATAGTGGAAGCTGAACTCGTTGCAATGAAGATATCTTATCTCAAGAAGATAAGCAAAAGTTCCAACATCGTCATAATGGACTCGTGAGTGAAAACTGGACCTTAAACTTGTATCTTTCTTGTAATTCTTGTCTGTACACAAAGGCGCGCCGCGCCCCATTCTCATGCGGAAAAATGGTCGTCCAGGTATACAGATTCAGCTAAAATAGTAGCTAGAGCGCTGACAAGTCTCGGGTTCAATAATTGCTGGATCATGAGTGGCGGCTTTTCTGGTGGCAATGGCTGGTTGCAGAGCCGATTAGGGGCGGATACTGCTAGTTTCGCCGTAGCTGAAGTTGTATCACCTTCGAAAGTTATCACGACACCAACTCGCAGATTCGGCACACCAAGCTCGGCCAAGTTACTTCCGGGTGGCTCTGATTAAGTGTATTGGTTCTAGggaatatatatacacatataattcttttttcaaatgatttttcgaGGGAAAATTACATCAACAATCTAAAAAACGAAAAACCCTTTATGTAAAAtcattatgttttgaaaatCAGAGATAAAATCTGTTACTGCTGTGATAAATGTACTTGATTTTCTTATCATGGTATTATTCTGTTATTACTTTTTATAGagttttggaaattttcataTGTAAGAAGAGAATGAATTAatactattatatatatacaaatatatcttaataatatatattattaatatttattttttttactacttagttcataatatttaaaaattaaaataattttattatattataatatgatTTTTCTATAATGAATTGAATGTTGAAtagaaattaatatattttaaatgataatattttgtatcCCTAAATATTATGAATATAAATTTGGAAAATAACATTGATgatttagtaaatttaaatattttttaattgtttaatgactgtcatttttgttttttaaaaatcaacgAGTCTAAACCGGATTGGATCTTCGAGTTTTGGTGTGGACAAATCAAGTCCAAAATGACCTGCCCATGGTTATTCTTATTCACATAGTGGTAATGTTATTTATCTGAAATTTTTAAGTTGTTTGTATATAcgagtctcacgaatctttatttatgagatggtctcacgaatctttatctgtgagacatttCAACCCtcccgatattcacaataaaaagtaatactcttagcataaaaaataatactttttcatggatgactcaaataagagatccgtctcacaaaacacgatccgtgagatcgtttaACACAAATCTTTGTGTTAAAACATTAATAAGGTAGAACAATAAATGTAAAGTTCTTGTTAATTTTTACTATTCATATAAATATCAATActattttttgaaaatcaattgtcaatattttattttgacaattttacataattatttatttatttatttattatatataatattttgggCTATAGCGCTTATTCTTGGTTCGGTCGACCTTACTCTTGCGGGCACTGGCtgcaggggtcgatccaactgctcggattttttcgaaccattttttattttatttttttacatggAGGTAGGCCCGAATCAttcatgtggagtgatccgggccgttcattgcTCGTGAAGGCACTCGGCTAGGTTGAAACAAACCCTTATGCTTCTTGTTGGCAGTGGCACAGAGATAGCGTGGAAAGAAGGTTTGGGAGAATGGCGAGTGAAAGTTACAAGTCCCTCGACTGTATCACCGCCGAGGATATATCGGCGCTGGGCATTCCTGACGATGTTTCCGATCAACTTCACCGCAAACTCGCCGGAATAATCCGTAGTTCCGGTACTGGAACTCCCGAGACATGGCACGACATCTCCAAGCACCTTCTCACTCCGGAGCTTCCATTTTCTTTGCATCAGATGATGTACTACGGCTGCTACAAAAACTTTGGACCCGACCCGCCGGCTTGGTCACCCGACTCGTATGTATAATTAATTTCATTTTTGTTTCCGGTGTGATTGCGAACGACCGTGATGAAGTCATAACTCGTAGTACTTAAACACTTTGTACTTATTTCCAACATCTTCTATCGGGAAAAAATTGCGAAAAGATTCAGTCTTGGCAACTTTTACATTTTCGTTTCTCTTTCTGAACTCCATCGATTAGATACagcattagtttttttttttgggttttttttttgcCTATTTATCGCTTTAGTTTCTCATATTTAGCTATGTAGAAGTCGACAGGATTGCTTACTTATTGTAGAAAGGATTGATCATTTGTATGGTTCGCAGTTACACTAGCACACAAGAAATAGAAATTGCAAAATAAGTGAAATAGGTGTACTTTAGAGATACAAGATCAAGATAGTTATTCAAATATTTGGATCTGCATTTTTAAACTAATCATGATGAATGTTGTATACAGTGGTAGTGCAAATGCGACTAATGTTGGACGACTACTGGTGAAGCATGGAAGTGAATTCTTTGGGACAAAATATGTGGATCCTATCTCAAGCTTCATTGATTTTCAGGAATTTTCAGTCTCAAACCCTGAGGTTGGAATGTATTGATAGGTTAAGTACTTTTACTTGATAATTAAAGAATGCAAGTACATTTTTCCATCTGATGTTTCTTCTTTGCGTTTGTTAGGTTTATTGGAAAACTGTACTAGCGGAAATGAAGATATCATTTTCAGTTCCTCCTGAATGCATTTTGCATGAGGGTCCTACTTACCCTGGTGGCCACTGGCTTCCCCAGGCGTGCACCAATCCAGCAAAGAATTGCCTGAATCCAAGCGGTGAAAGGAATCTTGATGACACTGCCTTGATATGGCGGTATGAAGGAGAAGATGAGTTACCGGTGAATAAAATGACCCTCAAGGAGCTGCGTGCTGAAGTTTggtatgatattttggtgtcGAGTACTTGGTTGTTGTGACTATTTCGTTTTTGATATTTCTTTGGTAAATGTTTGGAATGTCTGATAAGCTAAGGTGAAACGCCCTGTAAAGTTGCGTCTGATGCAATCTTGATAGCAAATACTGGACATCCCAACTTTGAGACCACAAGCAGGCAAAACAGTAGAGTAGGGGATCACACATTTGAATTATTTGGCAGTCAAATGTATAAGatttaatttcatttttatAATTGTATTCATCTCTTGATTTTGTTGATAAAAGATTTAGCAGATGCTGAAGCAGAAACCATGTAGATAAcactatatatttcataaaattggCATCAAATAGGTTCTCTGAACTAAATTAGAGCTTTTAATCTCAATTATCAGCCTTGACAAGGCTAAAATATCTTTTTCCTTAAAGCCAAGCCTTGTAAGCTGTACCATTTCTACAATCTTAACTgaaaaagtaatttttatttgtgttttTTTCAGTATTAGACAGGTGAAACTCATTTATATTTTCCATCATTTTTTAAAGTGGGTTTCTTGAGCTTTAATATTTTCCTTTATCATTCACATTATCTTTGTGTTCTTTGCTGCTCATTGTCTCAAGAGATCTAAATGTATAGTGTTTGGATTATATGAAACACCTTGTCTCAAGAGATCTAAATGTATAGTGTTTGGATTATATGAAACACCGGTTACTATCTTTTTTCCTAGGCATGTTGCCTCTGCAATTGAAACCCTGGCTTTGAAGAAAGGATCGGCTATTGCCATAGATATGCCCATGGATGTCAATTCTGTGGTGATCTACCTGGCCATAGTACTTGCTGGTTACATTGTTGTGTCTATTGCTGATAGTTTTGCATCAAGTGAAATATCTGCAAGGCTCAAAATATCGAAAGCCAAAGCCATTTTTACTCAGGTTATTCCCTTTACTCAATAGAAGAGCATCATGGTAGCTTACAGTGTTTCTTAAACTCAAAATATCAAGCCACTACGTAAGAgtattttctaaataaaacGAGTTTGAACTATCAAAGACTTTCTACATGAGTCTGTTCTCCCCATGAACCAGAGAAGTCCTGATGATAGTGATAGATCATTAGGCAAGTTATGGGCCTATAGTTTTCAATGGTAAAACTTACCCACTGATGACAACTATGCTTCACACTTCCATAATCATGACGAGAAAAACTGGTCTTTCCAGAGAAACCTGAAGAAACTTAGTTGCTAAAGCATGATTATTTTGTGACCTTCAAAATTGTCAGTACAGTTTCAAGAAGTTTACGCAATTATTATATTCTCCCCGCCAATGAACCTAATCTCCAAAATACTTGTTTATCCTTGCCTCTTACTTAAAAAGTCAGCCTTAGTGTTTCGAATATGTTCTTGGGAAGTACAACAAATATGTAGTTCTGTTTTTTGAGTTTTAGCAATAGATCGCTCTCTGCGTTTCGGCAATTATCAGTTgtcattttgtattttattacgACTGATGGAATTGATATGTTCTCCCTATTGTACTTTCTAATATGTTCTCCCTATTGTACTTTCTAGTTGTTCTAACATTAGTCATATATGGATAACAAATCAGTTACAATTTTGAAATGTGTTTTGGTTGGAAACATGTTGAAGGGGCATATTCTCCTGCATTAACATATGCATCTTTGTTTCTCTTAATTTTTGTTCTCTCACCCTTCGTGCTATCATATCTAGGATCTTATCATTCGCGGTGATAAAAGAATTCCTTTGTACAGGTAAACTTTCTCTCGTTTATTTTTGTCTTTATCTCTCTCTTTACCCTCCCACCATCCCCAGTTTTTGTCATTCTAGCTCTATGACCTCTATAACCCATATATATGTTGGATGGTAAATCGTAAATAAAGGAAAGTGAGACCAAGGAGGAACTGgctaaaaaaaatctaaaaatttaTATCCAGATGTTAATTTAGCAAATTTTGGTCAAGGGAGCCCCTATCTGTTCAAGTCGGGAAATTCATGAAAATGGAGAGAACTGTTTTTACTCTATTTGTAAAGCAGACCCCTGTGACATTGAATAAAAGGCTCTGCATTGAAATCTCCATAAAATAGCTACCTGCGACAGTATACAGCTGATCTCCATGATCTTTTAggttcaaatattttctttgactGTTCCCCCACAAAAGAGAAGTGTTGATCATGATTTGCTACTTAATTTCCACCTCAAAATACATCAAACTGTTGTGCAATTGCTATTCTACTACTTGTATGATCATATTAATGGTTGGCAAAATGATCATATCAATGACTTTTGCTGAATATTTGACACAAGGAAAGTCAGTTTCATAGGGAAGTTGCTACTGCGCCATCACTTTGTGTCCTTGTTACTTTATCATGTTTAGTTGTTCTTCCTAGTCAAATTTAAGCAATCTCAGTTGTCAAATTACCTCAGCCACTACATCCAGAGTTCTTTGATTTCCCACTATGTTTTTATCCACTGTTACTATCATTCTTTTACCATATTTATTGTTAATACCACAGTCGAGTTGTTGATGCTCAATCCCCAATGGCAATTGTAATTCCAACTGAAGGCTCCGACTCCAGTATGAAATTGCGTGATAAGGACATTTCGTGGAATGATTTTCTTGGAAGATCAAATGTTTCAAAGTAAGCATATtgatcaatattattatttatagtaTTTGCTTGAACTGCTCTATTCTAGAGAGCAAACCATATGAAATTTATTCTTTCTTGTTCCACAGAAGTATGAGAATTTGTTTATTGTTGTTGAAACTTCATTCTACCTGAATTGTTGTGTGATATAATGTAAGCTCTCCTACTCTGAGTTCCAGAACAGGTTTAAATGGAAGTATTATGGAATTGCTTTTAAATAGAATATGCCTCTATTCATTCACATTTTCCCTCTGTTGTCGTTTCCAAATAAAACTGTATTATGTAAAACAAACAATAAATTCTATCATCATTTACGCACCCCTCAAATTTGGTTATGCATTCTCATCATGTCAAGGAGACATGATTCACTAGTAGTGATAAACAGTTCAGGAATAGCGTTAGAGAGTCATCTTAGAATCTTGTTAAACTCAAACTTTACTCTCTCATACCAACACGATAGAAACTTGCAGAGAGATCCAGTTTGTTGCtgttgaacaatcagttgacaCGTTCACTAATATTCTTTTCTCATCAGGAACTACAGGTAAGTTGGGGTTTTAAAGTTTCGTGCTTGTTTCAGAAATGTTTCATAGTCTTATACTCATAACAGCAATAAGAAATACCTTACCCTTACCATTACCATTACCCTTACCCTTACTCCTTGTCTTTCACATACTGACATGCTAATCTCCAAAATTGTCATGGTAAATtttcggtcatatctgtaccACAATGACCTATCATTTCATAGTCATAATTGCAACAAGAAATACCTAGCGCCTTGGCTGTCATATACTGAAATGCAAGTCTCCAAAAATTTGTCATGTTAAAATGTTTGGTGATATCTGCTCCACCTTTGCACTGCTTCAGATGATGTAACATAAAGTAGATCTGTTACTGAATTTTATGTAGTGCAATTGTAGCATTACATTTCGATTCTCCCAGCGCTCTCCATTAGACTATAATAACCAAAAATTGTCAGTGATGAATAATAAATGGTCAACTTCAAATTTATTTCTAAGAAGCTCTTCTGGTACCTaaccataaaaaaatttgtcGAACATCAAGTATTTGACTTCTTTTGCTTCAGTAGCAGGATGGAGTACTAACATGGATCAGTCCTTGATTTTGTCGTTGTGAGTGAAGTTTCTTCATTGGCCTTTTATAGGCATGCTTTATAAATCTTACTGGCAGCTTTCTAAAGTTAATTTGGCAGAAACTGCTGTATGTCTAAGAATTTTCCTATAAATGCAAGAAACTATCAGACTAACTGTGGTTTTCTATACCCCAGGGGATCCAAAGGCAATCCCATGGACTGTTGCTACCCCATTCAAAGCTGCCGCTGATGGTTGGAGCCATATGGACATTCGCCAAGGTGATATAGTTTCTTGGCCCACTAATCTTGGGTGGATGATGGGTCCTTGGCTTGTTTATGCTTCACTTCTAAATGGTGCTTCTATGGCTCTTTATAATGGATCTCCCCTTGGTTCTGGGTTTGCCAAATTTGTCCAGGTGAGATAGTAATCGACATTGTTTTATTGTTTAGAGGTGCATTTTGGTGAGAACTTTCTATGAAAATTGTGGATTGTATACAACCTTTATCCCTTCCAATTTAAGCAACATCATCTGCACTTTtgcattaaattttgaaaatgaaaaaagaaacaGAAGGGTTTGTTACTAGCTCATATCAAAAGACAAGGTAAAAGTAATGATtatttgaacttcaaatttTAATCAGCGTACTTGATATTGCTTTAtacttatattttatttataccATCAACTTACTTTCTATGATTTGGAGGCAAAAGTGATAAATAAAGGAATAAATTATGAATGATGGTAAATATGACGTGAAAGAAGAGAGAATAATCACTGTCTTTTTTCATTCTTCTTTTTATACCTATAATATTGTAGAGTAgttaaaaatttatatcaatTAGGGCATATTAAGTATCAAGGCACACATAAAGTTTGAATCAGTTTGTCCTGTGGTTTGGTTTAATTTGGTCTTACCTTTTTGTTTCGCACTGATTCAAAAAATATTGTACATTTTAGGATGCAAAAGTTACAATGCTAGGTGTGATCCCAAGTATCGTAAGGGCATGGAAAAATACAAATTCAACAGCTAATTGTGATTGGTCAGCCATCCGGTAGGTGGTAATTTGTTTTGAGCTCATAGGTTGCTATTAAAAGTGACTTGtctcttaatttttttaatctatTTATGGTTGTTAAGAGTTTAGGTGGAGTGTTCTGCTTTAAAATCAGTAGGAGCATCTGGAGATTGAAGTTTACATGATTCATTGTATACTCGCATGCACATGAATTTGACCAGTCCGTGTTATGATTGATAGAGTGTTGGAAATTGACTGGTTGAATCGGTAATATTAATTAACCCTATTGGTACGTTATATtgatgttttgttttattttaaaaatcatccGTCACTGTTCCTGTTCAGCTTTTAGTGAGTGAACCCATATCATTTAGATTGTCCTAGTTTTCTTAGAAATGATATCAGTCAGTTCTCTTATTTGTATCACAAACCTGCTGCAGTGACTATTCACGTAATGTatgtttatgcatttaatgttgTTACAAAATGTCCCTGATATAAATATAATGCATTTATTGACCTGTGATAGTTGCTTTGCATCCACGGGGGAGGCATCTAATGTGGATGAATACCTTTGGCTTATGGGGAGGGCTCAATACAAGCCTGTAATCGAATACTGCGGTGGCACTGAAATTGGTGGTGGATTTGTTACTGGTTCATTGTTGCAGAATCAATCTCTTGCAGCATTTAGCACACCTGCGATGGGCTGTAGTCTATTTATACTTGGAGAGGATGGATTTCCAATTGTAAGAATTCCTGAAACTTGAGTTGTGTTCAGATTAGCTGTGCATGCTATTCAAATTATTCTTGGAAAATATTCAAATGTTCCAAGTGCATATGCGGTTAAGTTGATAGAAAATCTTCCATTTGTTCAGTATTTTGAATGAAATAAAAAAGGAAGATGAAGCATAGTGGCTGTTTCACTTTCCCTTCCCCCTGAGAAACTTGTGAATTTACAATCTGTATAATCTATTTTATGAAGCCATCAGATGCTCCTGGAACTGGTGAATTAGCCCTTGGTCCACTTATGTTTGGAGCCTCAAGCACGTTACTTAATGCAGACCACGATGATATCTACTTTAAGCATATGCCATCATGGAATGGAAAGGTGCACTGCTGACCGTTTTTCTCTCCGACTCCTACCATGAATTGTTTACGGTACTTATTTATTTTCAGTCTTTTTCCTCATCTTTTCCTATTAGGTTCTCAGAAGACATGGTGATGTCTTTGAGCGCACTTCAAGAGGATACTATCGTGCACATGGTCGCGCTGATGACACTATGAATCTTGGGGGTATAAAGGTATGCCAGAGCTTCATACACTTGTTAAACTAGCAAGAAGCACGTGCGATGCACGagaatattaattattttaaaaaaattaaaatatgattttttttaaaaataatttgaatcattttttttatttatattggtTTAGTCTTTTGTCATATTAGacgaataaattatattatttatcctCCTACAAAACTTTTTTATCTTTTGCTTTAGAATTATATATCATagataaattaattttcatatacattagttaatgaataattttttaaaaagtatataatttatatttttcattaagccATCaattacaattatatatatatatatatatatatatattacgtATTTTTATGTGTTTAGTGATTGTATATTGTTGAGATCAGGAAAGAATTTAGATGTGGTgaataaactttttaaaaaatatttgctttTAACAATGAAAAatcttgttaatttttttacacttttataagtataatagttaaatatgtagttttttttaatatttttaattattttttaaaattaaaaaatatattctgttaatattttttctaagaattatgtatcaagaaaatgttatttctctaatgtatttttattatcaaatatcaattcaatttttatgtaaaattattttcaaagtttcttaTGTTGcaattttctattaaaaaataaaaacgtcTATTATGATCTTCATGTATTTAATGATTGTGTAgaaaattttcatgcaatttaTCTAACAACACATAATTTATGGGAATagtagaaaatttacaatgaaaaattttgttattctttttacatttttataagtataataattaaatatataatcttttaatattttaattattttttttaattaaactattcatttaatatattttttaagaattatgtatcaagaaaatgttatttctctaatatatttttatcatcaattattttattcaatttttatgtaacattattttcaaagtttcttaTGTTGcaattttctattaaaaaataaaaacattattATGATCTTCATGTATTTAATGATTGTGTAGAAAAGttttcatgcaattaatctaacaACACAAAATTTATGAGAATAgtagaaaatttacaataaaaaactttgttattctttttacacttttataaatataatagttaaatatatattattttaatatttttaatggaaaatatatagatttattaaaaaatctattcttttaatatttttgtaagAATTATGtatgaagaaaatattatttctctaatgtattttttattatcGAATATCTATTCAAAACTTTGTCTATCATCCATACTTCTATAGGAGTAGATATTTCAAATATCACCAAATTTTTGTGTactgaatttataaatttgtcgTATGTATAATCTTTTATAAAAGTGCTACTAAAATCTTTACTTTTCTTACTATAGTCAAACTCTCCAAATTTTTCCAAGAGcttcatattttatgatattattaacatattgacattcataattattgatataaattcttctaataaatttattaaactatTTACTTTCAATTCTTTGTTTAAACCCATAAAATATGTTAGTATTAAACTTCACATtatcatattattttatatttatcatgTTATTCTACAATTGgacatataattaaatttttttatatatcttCTTGTAAtgctataatttatttattacttaattagaaattgcaataaaaatataattacaaaattataataaaatcattaaaaaatgtAGAGAgagaattaaaaaaataaaacatttaaatgtagtATAAATATCAAGTATTTGTTAAAATTAATATAGgagttatattttattattgaaacgGTATA
This window of the Primulina tabacum isolate GXHZ01 chromosome 12, ASM2559414v2, whole genome shotgun sequence genome carries:
- the LOC142520573 gene encoding putative acyl-activating enzyme 17, peroxisomal, whose translation is MVILIHIVWHRDSVERRFGRMASESYKSLDCITAEDISALGIPDDVSDQLHRKLAGIIRSSGTGTPETWHDISKHLLTPELPFSLHQMMYYGCYKNFGPDPPAWSPDSGSANATNVGRLLVKHGSEFFGTKYVDPISSFIDFQEFSVSNPEVYWKTVLAEMKISFSVPPECILHEGPTYPGGHWLPQACTNPAKNCLNPSGERNLDDTALIWRYEGEDELPVNKMTLKELRAEVWHVASAIETLALKKGSAIAIDMPMDVNSVVIYLAIVLAGYIVVSIADSFASSEISARLKISKAKAIFTQDLIIRGDKRIPLYSRVVDAQSPMAIVIPTEGSDSSMKLRDKDISWNDFLGRSNVSKEIQFVAVEQSVDTFTNILFSSGTTGDPKAIPWTVATPFKAAADGWSHMDIRQGDIVSWPTNLGWMMGPWLVYASLLNGASMALYNGSPLGSGFAKFVQDAKVTMLGVIPSIVRAWKNTNSTANCDWSAIRCFASTGEASNVDEYLWLMGRAQYKPVIEYCGGTEIGGGFVTGSLLQNQSLAAFSTPAMGCSLFILGEDGFPIPSDAPGTGELALGPLMFGASSTLLNADHDDIYFKHMPSWNGKVLRRHGDVFERTSRGYYRAHGRADDTMNLGGIKVSSVEIERICNAVDSGVLETAAVGVPPPDGGPERLVVVVVLKDPEPHKPLPDISNLAATFNSALQKKLNPLFKVSAVVPLPSLPRTATNKVMRRVLRRQLSQSDQSSKL
- the LOC142520099 gene encoding calcium sensing receptor, chloroplastic is translated as MALRATATARPPCSLPFPPPSVSPLKTSIHTTNLSISKPQSKPNSLLLSATTALPLFAPFAVPLEARAVTLPKEQIVSSIDKVATTIDQVLEVGSNIFSVAGQVIGTVVKAVKPGVDATLPILKQAGDEAVKIASPVFSEASKKAQEAIESSGIDTEPVKTVAKTVVDAAQQTTQVIVKAKPVAVSTAETILSAEPSVILGTGGALVLAYFLLPPVFSAISFKFRRYQGDLTPAQTLDLMSTKNYMLIDIRPEKDKSKDGTPRLPSNAKNKLVSIPLEDLPSKLKGLVRSTKIVEAELVAMKISYLKKISKSSNIVIMDSYTDSAKIVARALTSLGFNNCWIMSGGFSGGNGWLQSRLGADTASFAVAEVVSPSKVITTPTRRFGTPSSAKLLPGGSD